The following proteins are co-located in the Spirosoma montaniterrae genome:
- a CDS encoding DUF983 domain-containing protein, with the protein MKDVSKLQAVFGGLCPKCRQGKIFCKPFYSPRGFDDMHEHCPHCGLRYEVEPGYFIGAMYVSYAISGGVALVLGFLLFYVFNDPEGWIYAAIIAPAMIVIAPVNFRMSRVIWLHYVAGIKYQPGL; encoded by the coding sequence ATGAAAGACGTCTCGAAATTACAGGCCGTGTTCGGCGGGCTTTGTCCCAAATGTAGACAGGGTAAAATTTTTTGTAAGCCTTTCTACTCCCCGCGCGGCTTCGACGATATGCACGAACATTGTCCGCACTGCGGGTTGCGTTACGAAGTAGAACCCGGTTATTTCATTGGGGCGATGTATGTCAGTTACGCCATTTCGGGTGGGGTTGCGCTTGTGCTGGGATTCCTGCTTTTTTATGTCTTCAATGACCCTGAAGGCTGGATTTACGCAGCCATTATTGCACCAGCAATGATAGTGATTGCGCCGGTAAACTTTCGCATGTCGCGCGTTATTTGGCTACACTACGTGGCTGGCATTAAATACCAGCCGGGACTGTAA
- a CDS encoding SCO family protein: MSTKLKAGILLATLVVPALLYLFLRFGTQNHFTLPRYLPKIDSAKGEPLMGKVVMPDGSEKIDTIYNRIPPFKLIDQNSDTVGQSLVEGKIYVASFFFTRCGTICPKISSQLTRVQSIFQKNPDILFLSHTVDPEHDRPEQLMAYAKRYEAIPGKWYFLTGTKTDIYELAMHGYFLPVVDAGLKEGKPDETFIHSEKLVLVDKDGIVRGFYDGTDKKDVDRLVLEIRVLLDIYSKV, translated from the coding sequence ATGAGTACTAAATTAAAAGCCGGGATCCTGCTTGCAACGCTGGTGGTCCCGGCTTTGCTATATCTATTCCTTCGGTTCGGCACGCAAAACCACTTTACGTTACCCCGCTACCTGCCTAAAATCGATTCGGCAAAAGGTGAACCATTAATGGGTAAGGTTGTAATGCCCGATGGCAGTGAGAAGATTGATACAATTTACAACCGGATTCCACCTTTCAAGCTGATTGACCAGAACAGTGATACCGTTGGTCAGTCGCTGGTAGAGGGTAAAATATATGTAGCCAGTTTCTTCTTTACGCGTTGCGGGACTATCTGTCCTAAAATCTCTTCGCAGCTTACGCGGGTACAAAGTATTTTCCAGAAAAATCCCGATATTCTATTCCTTTCACATACAGTTGATCCTGAACATGACCGGCCCGAACAACTAATGGCGTATGCAAAACGCTATGAGGCCATTCCCGGAAAGTGGTATTTCCTGACCGGAACCAAGACCGACATTTACGAACTCGCCATGCACGGCTACTTCCTGCCCGTTGTCGATGCCGGTCTGAAAGAGGGTAAACCCGACGAAACTTTTATCCATAGCGAAAAGTTGGTATTAGTAGATAAAGACGGCATTGTACGCGGTTTTTATGACGGTACCGACAAGAAAGACGTTGACCGGTTGGTGCTCGAAATCAGAGTTTTGCTGGACATCTACAGCAAAGTCTGA
- a CDS encoding RNA polymerase sigma factor, translating into MLRIIPFFTTENQLVAALKRGESRAHKVVYERFAGKMLAVCTRYCANRSDAEEVMLDGFMRVFEKIGQFREDGSFEGWIRRIMVTESLMFLRKNRQWRQEIPLDNVTAEPDYAWADTAINENDLLRIVGQLPDGYRTVFNLYAIEGYSHAEIAEMLGINEGTSKSQLSRARTMLQSLVKKTEQEQYERKHWKTAN; encoded by the coding sequence ATGCTGCGAATTATACCATTCTTCACGACTGAAAACCAGCTTGTAGCCGCGTTGAAGCGGGGCGAAAGCAGGGCGCATAAAGTCGTGTATGAGCGGTTTGCGGGGAAGATGCTGGCGGTTTGCACACGATACTGCGCTAACCGGTCCGACGCGGAAGAGGTGATGCTCGATGGCTTCATGCGCGTGTTTGAAAAAATTGGACAGTTTCGTGAAGATGGCAGCTTTGAAGGCTGGATTCGGCGGATTATGGTGACGGAATCGCTGATGTTTTTACGCAAAAACCGGCAGTGGCGGCAAGAAATACCGTTAGATAACGTAACGGCTGAACCCGATTATGCCTGGGCCGATACGGCCATAAACGAAAATGATTTGCTGCGAATTGTGGGCCAACTGCCCGATGGTTATCGGACGGTTTTTAATCTCTACGCCATTGAAGGCTATTCACACGCTGAAATTGCCGAAATGCTTGGCATCAACGAAGGAACCTCGAAATCACAGTTGAGCCGCGCCCGCACAATGCTGCAAAGTTTAGTAAAGAAAACCGAACAGGAACAATATGAGCGAAAACACTGGAAAACCGCCAATTGA
- a CDS encoding DUF420 domain-containing protein produces METLQPIQERKANRIINILSIVIPVAVAILLGIRQKADLGYWTTYLPHINAVINSITSLLLVLGLYFIRQGNVLAHKRTMLTAFALGSVFLVSYVLYHLTNESTPFGGQGWIRPVYYFLLVSHIVLSIVVVWFVLRAVYFALTSQIAKHKQTVKWAYPIWLYVSITGVIVYFLIAPYYTH; encoded by the coding sequence ATGGAAACGCTGCAACCTATTCAGGAACGCAAGGCAAATCGCATTATTAACATTTTGTCGATTGTTATTCCAGTAGCCGTAGCAATCTTGCTGGGTATTCGGCAAAAGGCGGATTTAGGTTATTGGACAACTTATCTGCCTCATATCAACGCTGTTATCAATTCCATCACGAGTCTGCTGCTGGTTTTAGGGCTATATTTCATACGGCAGGGAAATGTGCTGGCGCATAAACGCACGATGTTAACAGCCTTTGCGCTCGGTTCCGTGTTTCTGGTGAGTTATGTTCTTTATCACCTAACTAACGAATCGACGCCGTTTGGCGGACAGGGCTGGATTCGCCCGGTGTACTATTTCCTGCTTGTGTCGCACATTGTGTTGTCGATTGTTGTTGTATGGTTTGTATTACGGGCAGTTTATTTTGCGCTGACCAGTCAGATCGCAAAACACAAACAAACAGTGAAGTGGGCATATCCCATTTGGTTGTATGTAAGCATAACGGGTGTGATTGTGTATTTTCTGATTGCCCCGTACTACACTCATTAA
- a CDS encoding cytochrome c oxidase subunit 3: MAATATTEAVTNDSEQLFDKKTWMGGVEPMKVSYGKLMMWFFLISDTFTFSALLVTYGLIRYSYPAWDPAIHGQEFAFSNLYWPVPDHVFDALPFLHGVHAPLIFVGIMTFILIFSSVTMVLAVEAGHRMDRADVEKYMLWTILGGFTFLGSQAWEWSHFIHGTETGTVISEIVNGQTIQRTIFGANLVENQYGPPAFADLFFFITGFHGTHVFSGVVLNILIFYRAATGLYDRRGHYEMVEKVGLYWHFVDLVWVFVFTFFYLV; the protein is encoded by the coding sequence ATGGCGGCTACTGCAACGACCGAGGCTGTGACAAATGACTCGGAACAACTATTCGACAAAAAGACCTGGATGGGTGGCGTAGAGCCGATGAAAGTGAGTTACGGAAAACTTATGATGTGGTTTTTCTTAATCTCAGATACTTTCACGTTCTCAGCTCTGCTTGTTACGTACGGTCTGATTCGCTACAGTTACCCGGCCTGGGATCCGGCTATTCATGGGCAGGAGTTTGCATTCTCAAACCTCTACTGGCCCGTACCCGACCATGTGTTTGATGCCCTGCCGTTTTTACACGGTGTACACGCTCCTCTGATCTTCGTGGGTATCATGACGTTCATTCTCATTTTCAGTAGTGTGACGATGGTGCTTGCCGTTGAAGCAGGCCACCGCATGGACCGCGCTGATGTGGAGAAGTATATGCTTTGGACAATTCTGGGCGGATTCACCTTTTTGGGTAGTCAGGCGTGGGAATGGTCACACTTTATTCATGGCACAGAAACGGGCACAGTCATCAGCGAAATCGTGAACGGACAAACAATCCAGCGAACAATTTTCGGTGCTAACTTAGTGGAGAACCAATATGGCCCACCAGCGTTTGCTGACCTCTTTTTCTTCATTACAGGTTTCCATGGTACGCACGTATTTAGCGGTGTTGTGCTCAATATCCTGATTTTCTATCGGGCCGCTACGGGTCTGTATGACCGGCGTGGTCATTACGAAATGGTGGAGAAAGTGGGTCTTTATTGGCACTTCGTTGATCTGGTCTGGGTATTTGTGTTCACCTTCTTTTACCTTGTCTAA
- a CDS encoding cytochrome C oxidase subunit IV family protein, translating to MADNTHHHSGHNTNEIPAANTGKIWRTFWILAGITAIEFTLAYVMKAGGFRTSLFVIMTLVKAFYIVGEFMHLKHEVKSLIWAIVVPIIFIIWLLLALMLEGGSIFQLR from the coding sequence ATGGCAGATAACACACATCACCACAGCGGCCACAATACAAACGAAATCCCGGCAGCGAATACGGGGAAAATCTGGCGTACATTCTGGATTCTGGCCGGAATTACGGCGATTGAATTTACATTGGCCTACGTCATGAAGGCTGGTGGTTTCAGAACCTCGCTGTTCGTTATCATGACCCTTGTAAAAGCGTTTTACATTGTTGGCGAGTTCATGCACCTGAAGCACGAAGTGAAAAGCCTGATCTGGGCTATCGTTGTGCCGATCATCTTTATCATATGGTTATTGTTGGCCCTGATGCTTGAAGGCGGGTCAATTTTCCAACTAAGATAA